The window tttatcttaTTGATACCGAAatgttgaaattgacaaacatcgGCCGATCCCGATATTTTTGCTGATctattgtgcatccctagtttggTTCTGTACCTAAAACACGTTAAATATGTTTCATCTCATACAAAACACATTGTTTAACATTGATGAATGTAAACAAGTATGTTGTACTTTGAAGTTTTTGAAGATTATATAAATTATTAAACATCAAAGTAAATTTGAGTGAATTCtttttgtctttttgtctttTGTGCAGTTTGACATGCTGTTAGGAAAACTAGAGAAGGACGGCAGCAGGAAGGTAAAAGGACCGAGTCTGTGCTTCTAACTGGCTTTTTCCTGCTCCCCTTAAGTCCTCCTCTTTCTGACCAACGTTGTCTCCTGTTTGGGCTCTTTGTTTTGCTCAGCCAGTCATCGTCTGCTTTAATGCACCTCTGccttctttttgttgttgttgagagTTTTAAGGTGGATTAAATTTGATTAAATTAGTCGTTCAGAAACATAAAAGCTGAAACTAGAATAAATACCAAACTCCTGAAGCTGTTTTAAAAACGTCCTTAAATAGGACTGAATACACACCCGAGCTGCAGGACTCTGGTAATCCCGAACTCTCTTCCAGCCTGGCGTCATAGATAAGTTTGCAGGCGACACCCGAGCGATCATTAGCAAAGTGGCTCTCGAAGCAGAGAACAAAGGCTTGTTTGAGGAGGCGGTCAGACTCTACGAGCTGGCCAAGGTGAGCAGAAGCTGCTGATTTTTGCAACCTCCGAACTGTTGAGTCGTCTGATTCGTGTTTATCGCTGCTGCGTAGAACCCAGATAAGGTGCTGGAGCTGATGAACAGGCTGCTGAGTCCAGTCATCGCCCAGGTCAGCGCACCTCAGTCCAACAAAGAGAGGCTGAAAAACACAGCCGTGGCTATAGCTgaaaggtaaacacacacacacacacacacacacacgttcgggTTGGAATCTACTTACAAATGTCTGAAAGCGACTCTTTTCTTGTTTTCGCGGCAGGTATCGTTCACAGGGAGTAGCAGCTGAGAAGACGGTTAACAGCACCTTCTACCTGCTTTTGGACCTGATGACGTTCTTTGATGAGTACCACACAGGTCACGTGGACAGAGCCTACAACGTGAGTGCAGCTCTGACGACGCAGAGAGAACCCCCGAAGTCCACCAACTAGAAGGGATTTTCATCGTTTTTGCATGTTTTCTATGTAAAAGTTATAATAATTACCGTAATGCCTGTTGTAGAGAAACAGCTCTTTTTAAAATGGCTCAAATCTCCAGAATGCTATTTTTATAATATGTAGTAAGACTAATCGTGTAAGACACGATGCCTGAACTGGCTGCTAACGTAAAACTTGTTTTAGTTTTGATTcagatttttatattttaaaaccttaaaacacatttttatattAAAATATCTGTGAAAATGAAATCAgtgcaaaagtaaaaaaaagtgtTTGGATGCAAATTTTAGAGAGTTGGAGCTCCTTTGGACtggctgttagcttatcagtcctaaaGGGTGTACTCTGTTTCTCTGAACAGATGCTGTTCAGTATAACGACTAACGTGtgaattatttataccttttacaGATAAATGCACTTAAGTTGGTAACAAGTGTTTTTAAAAACGATGCAGGAGAACGTACGGGTTCGCTGTCAGATCTAACGATGAGTGTTTCCTGTAAGGTCATGGAGCGCTTAAAGCTGCTTCCTCTCAGTCAGGACGGCGTGGAGGAGCGAGTCGCTGCTTTTAGGAACTTCAGCGATGAGGTTTGAAGACTTCTGACCTAAACATGCAACACAGCTGCAGAGTTTAGTTGTGTTGTCATAAAAACCAGTTTGTGTCTCCAGGTGCGTCACAACCTGTCTGAGGTGCTGCTGGCCACCATGAACATCCTCTACACCCAGTACAAACGCCTGAAGGCGGCGCCGGCGGGCACACCGGCACGATCCCAAAGGGCCATCGAAGACAAAGGGATGGTGAGTTTTAAACCTGAGAAATGTGGAAGCAGCCCAAAAGCTGGATTTGAATCCGTTTGATCCTCTCAGATTTTTAATTCTCTTCGTTTTTTGTTCCAACAGCAGCTGCACAGCCAAGCCAGAGCCCTGATCACCTTCGCTGGTATGATTCCCTACAACATGGCTGGAGACACCAATGCAAGACTGGTTCAGATGGAATTACTGATGAACTGATGCAaaacttaaacacacacaaacacacacacacacacccatctgtgtttcattttgtttttatatttcgTTTTGTGACGTTTCACCCGTCTGAGTTTCGTCTGTTTAAGTTTCGTTTCGTTTGTACCCTCTCGAGATTGGAATAAAAATCTTTCTGTTGTCTTTTCTGTTGAattcatttcatttattatttttctaCTATAACTGATTCATCGTTAGTTTCATGCTgccactttttaaatgttttctcgGTCCAGAGTCGTGTCTGAGCCTGCTGGGAGTTAGGAGTGTGTGGTTCGTTCACCACGTACCATAGACGGTGACCTTTTGACCTCTTGTACCACTTTAGAGTGTGCTTAGCTCCCTGGCTACCACCATCTACCACCACAAGCACAACTAATGCCAAGTTTAATTACAAATGAGGGAACAAGAGCTTGATCAGTTCTTAATGAGATGTTTCACTCGACACTTAATAGATTTTAAATccaaaaaaacagaagaaaaggaGCACAAACTTGCTGTGGTGAGTTTCACATTCTGTGATCAGAAGAAAAATGATTTGGTTTTATGCTAAAGGGCAGCAAGTCATAAAATGTCAAAGCGTTTCCAGACAACCGTAGAAGAACTTGCTCTGCTCCACTGGGTCGGGTGGCGTTGCCACAGGCTGCAGAGTCTGGCACGCCGCGTCTCCAGGCAGATTGTTGGCTGCTAACTCAGCCAGGAGCCCAGAGGGGTCGTTTTTGGATCTCTGCAAACAAAAAGGAGACGTGTCTGGAAAACACCAAAGGGTCTTATCTAAATCGCTGCCCTGACCTCCCTTAAGTGAACATTTTCACTTCTGCAGCCAACCTGAACACATCCGTCCATCGTTCAGCAGCAGAGCCCAACATCAGCTGAAGTTCACCCTCCATTTTTAGCCCTGCAGCTAGAAGTTTGGCCAAGCCTTTGTCCCTCAGCCTGGCCTGAGAAAACACAGATGGAGGCTCGTTCTGTCCTGGATTCGGACTAAAATGGGTCGAGCACAAAGGGCTTCTCGTCGTGCTCGAACATCTTTTCTACCACAAAAATAAAAACGGTGCCACTCACTTTAAACCATTCTGCAGAAAACCTGGAGGGTGATCTGTGTCTTTAAGATTCAGAAGCTGGTGACTCCATCAGTGTGGTGGTTCCACCTTCCTGCTCCTCTCTGGATTCTGCACCTGCAGCAGCAGAAGCATCAGCCTCTCAGGTGTGTGTGCCGCAGCTGGTGTTGTGAATCAGGCCGATGACAGACGCCTCCTAGAAGCCGGCTATTTCACAACACCAGGGTGGCCCCACATCGCTGACGACGAGACCACCAACCTCCGCTTGGGAAGAAGAGGGCTGCACTGCAAATCCGTTttatgttgcttttatttaaagaTCTAGAGTCAGCTTGCAGTTGCATCTGCATGAAGGCTCGTTGTGTTTTTGAAGTGATTTCTTGTGCAGAAAGTCTAGTAAATCCTTAAAAGCTGTAATCTTATTTTATGAGAGAAGAGCAGCAAACCCGTTTCATCCTTTCATTCAGTGATGGAAAGGTTTCGGTGTTCGGAAGCAGATGGTCGACCCTCAGAAAGGAGAAAGTCCTGCCTGATGAGAATAAAGCCTTCAGGGTGCAACGAGTTGGCACAAATACCACGGCCTACTTATGGATTCCCTCAGGATATCTAACCTGCTGGCATTAAAATGGATGCTCCAGCTTTTATTAACCATCTGAGTTGTTATTGGACATTTTGGCTTTTCATACATGAGCACCGACttttaatgtgtttattttactGGATAATAAAGTTGTTCCGGAGTGAGTTTCATCATTTCAGTTGTAAATGGGATGAAGTTTTCTGAACGATGAGCCATTTTTTATTTACTGTGGTGAAAGTTTTTAAGTCGCGGGATTAAAAcgaataattctgtctggatcatAACTATTAGAAAGTTTTAACTGATTAACACAAAGTCAGACTTAAGGCTCTTAAAGTTAAAGAGTGTTATAATTATGACAAAGCCTtacaaatgtgtttaaaaatccTAAGATACAAATTCCTATTTTTGAGGTCATAaactcaaagatactttattattaatcccagagggaatgtGAAAGTCAAAGTCGTAATAAAACATGACTTGAGAAGTAGATTATTTTTACATTTCCAGACATCcagtttgctcattttaaatcacATTCatgactttttaagtcgttttttaaaaaaatgcaaaattTAGATAAACTAAGTGGTGAActggtgccacacacacacacacactggagtgtATCTTAAGTTTGTAAATGTAAATTTTATTATACAAAATCATATTTAGGACTTAAAAGTCACACGGTTTTAAAAATCCTAATCTGAACTATTTTATTATTCAGGCGGTGAAAGTGCAGCAAATCATTTTTTCACAGTTTGATCTAAAAATAAAACTATAATGACAGTAAACTTGTTTCTTTTATTTGGCGCTAAATTGTCAAACCCCTGCAAaagttaaggtcaaaggtcataaaTGGCTTTGATTTCAATTTAAGTTGGAATAAAACCATTAATTTTACCAAAGCGATGCAGTTCACCACATCATGCTATGAATAAATGATCCACGAGGCATAAAAGCGCGTTTGAGGTGAACTGGGCGTGTCTAACGAGGGCTGATGAAAAGCAGCTCAGGTGTTTCTGACTGCAGAGCAGCAGGTGCTGAAAACGACTGGAAGGCAGAAGAGCATCCTGAACGCCCTCAGATATCATACTAGAGCTTCGAttttctcatttattttacagaaatgaTCCTAATCGACCTAAAGGTGGGTGTCAGCACCATGACCAGAAATCACTCTCCGTGTAAATGAGTGAAAACGTTAAAACGCTTTTCTGCTTCCAGCTGGTCCTTGTGTTTTTCCTCAGCCTGATGCACCACAGAGTGGATGGTAAGAGGGACAAAAATCCTGAATGTGTGTGAATTAAAACAGAAGTGGAACCAGTAATTTTCCCTGCAGGACTCTGCAGCGTGGAGCATTGCTCCGACCCAACGAGATGTGTTCTGTCTGAAGACCAGAAAAGCTGCAGGTGTGCTGCAGGATTTTATTCTGACCGCTGCGACAAAAGTAGGTGTTCagttatgtttttatcttgtttgtaCAGCAGGTCATAATAACCTGCATCACATCTTTAATGAAGATAACATAACAGGGAAATTTCAGATTAAACAGAAAATTAGAATTCAGACAAACCATGAAGTCTTTGGTGTTTGGTTTATTCGTCTCCTGCTAAAGTAAACTTTAAGAGTCGTGGGAACTTGCTCTGCagggagcaggtctggtcctgattaATCTCAGATTATTATTCTGCTGCAGAACAGGTTAATCTATAAGCAGGATGTGTGTCTGCGTGTTGGATTGTTCAGAGGAGCAGAACGAGGAGTTGTCAGAGGTTTAAACTCACCGCCGTTGGTTTCTTTTTGACTTTTACTCTTAACTCAGAAATTCTGGGATGGCCTTCCTCGCTGGTTTATTTGCCACGATTAGTCGTCATTTTGTGATCATTCTGTGTTTTAAAGTTAAGTTTTCTTTAAACGCGTGATCAAGGGAGTCCTTTAAGTCTACATACTTTTGGAATAATTAAAGTTCCTTTTTGTGAGTTAAAGTTTTTCCtctttaaagatgtggaacacagAAAAGCTTATCtagccaaatatcaggaaataagactctgtgGACCAATCCCACTCGCCCTTCCAGTGTGCGATCCCGACCAGGGCTGCGAGTGCGTAGCCTGccctgattctcaagtgcggacgtTGACCACACCCTTTCGTACCCTTGATCCGCACTACGCCCAAGTCTGCATCAACGCGGACTAGGGCGTAGTGTATTACCCATAATCCATTGCTGCGGGggaaaggctcaagtgccttttctggagAATTGTTTTAATTTTAGTGAAAGTAGTTCATATTAGTTCATATTGGGGCGATCAGTTGATTTTTAGGAAAAATGACAATAAGAGAATTTCAGATAACTCTTGGGTTGTTTGAAAgttaataaagatttaaaagtataAAGGCATCCAGCATACCAGCATGCGTTTTGGTTGATTTACGCAATGCTACCGTCttaatttggcaattatttgcacacttgtgcaccACGCACTGGAAGCCTCACCGCACACGTTCTCCAAGTgcgctttgctgaagaccgcgggGATTGGGCCTAAATAGCGTGACCTGAAGCTCGGCTTTTTGATGTGGCtttcttctagttcctgaaaatggtgcatcagtgtttttcttccccagcgtacgactcacaaggcattcattcctactagaggccgctgcagatgtattgatttaATGAGTAACGCCttttaatgtgaaaaatgtttttcAGAAATGCATAAAAATTGAAATGCACTCCCTTTCTGTATAATTCTGCTAGGTGCACATATTAAAGTCATGTGTGGTAATGACTACATGGCGATCAGAGCAACAGAAGCCTTCTTCATGCACCACAAAGTGCCGCTAGAATCCCTCCACTTGCCCAACGCCTCCTGTCGTGCTCAGAGAGAAGTCATCAACCAAATCCCGTACTACATGTTCAAGATCTCCCAGGAGAAGTATTTGACTTGTGGAGGGACTCCACTTAAGGTACAGCAGTTGCATAATTTATTTTAAACGTCCAAAGAAGAGTCTTGACTCCTTTTTGTTCACCTGTTCCAGAAAAATGCAACCCACTTCCTTTATTCTGTGAGCGTCCAATCAGATGGTCAGGTTACTGGAAACATCATCAGAGATCCTGTCATTAAGATGAGCTTCACATGCATTTATCCATACGTCCGAAGAGTTGGCCTTCCTTTTCCCGTCTTTCCTGTCTCCAGGTAAGCAGTAACAAACGTAAGCCCGGATTTATTTCTTCTTGATCATTTCCTGACTGTTTTCAGTGAAACGGTGATGCACGTGGACGAGATGGACGCCACGATACAGATGATGTTGTTTTCTGACCCGATCTTCTCAAAAGCCTACACCAGCGCTCCAACTATAGAGCTCAAAGACAAGGTGGGCCGTTAAACGCTCTTCCAGATGTGACGGGTTTTGTTTTGACGCGACTCTTAATTTTTGGCTTAGCAACGAAAGCTAGCAAAGAAAAACTAAGCTAATTAAATGTTTAATGACCAAAAACTATTTGGAGAAGtgaatgttaaaggtgcattatgtaggaatgaagtaaaaatgacaccctgaggtaaaatgtggttactgcaaccctTTTAAACAATTTTGGAGCTTTTTGACGGCCGCCATCAAATTGTCTCGCCGGAGACATGGCGACCCCACGCTCACTGATGGTAAAACGTTACGGCCCCCCTTCCTGGTTtagaaaagagaaaaactgacagtccccacagccagctggatgtGAAATGTTTCAGGATAACCTTCCTTCCTTTGGGATTTTCACatagtaaaattctcactattcttacatactgcacctttaaaagaagaaaaatgaatgactccttgatcttttatttttcaaccacaattaattttttttttattatagttGGTTCATAATTTGGAATTAAACATCTTGTGCCTAAAAGTCCCAGAGCCAGAAATGTTTGCGTATGTTTTTGGAAATGctatttttaatattttagatTATTTTGGCAGATCTTAAATGGGATTTATAACAAATGTGTCCATCCAAAAGTCAGTAGCTTAACTAAATTCAGCTGCAAATGACTTGAAACTCCATTTAAATAACAAGGGGACATTTAAAGGTTTATAGAGGGAAAGACCGTACGGAGTATGAATTTAACTTGAATTTAACTCGAACCTATCTAGACCAGGATTGTGGGTGCAGGAAAAACGTGCACGACCAGGACTCGAAAGCCCTGCTAGACGGCGTGTTTACAGGAGAAAACATGGATGCTGCACATGTTGGTTTCAGTTCACACATGTTCATGTAATCGGAGCAACAAAAGGATGACCAAGTCGGTCATAAATGACCTGTACTTGTATAAGGTCTTTGTGACTAAACCTCTAAATACCACAGCgagttattcatccattcacccacgCTGACGGTGATGAGCTACGTCATAGCTACAGCTGACCTGGGGCTCCACCTCTTCCTCCGACCACTACCAATGGGCAGAGAGGGTTACTTGTCTTGCTCAAAGACACAATTGCAGAGTTCCCTGCTGGGGTTGATCCTGTAACCCTTTGATTGTTGGACAACCCCTCCTTCGCTACTGCTGCTAAGTGATAATTAGCTTGTTTTGTTCATTGTTTGGACTTGATCCTGCAACTGCAGGTTCGTGTGGTTCAGACTGTCACAATAAACCAGATGAGTCCAATAAGTCAGATTTTTGCCACTTCTTTTGGGTCATTTTCTTGCGATCTCAGAAAGCGATACGTTTCCTCTTCTGGCAGCTTGATAAATGCTGAGAATGATCTCTGGTACCAGATTTGAGCTCAGCATCTGCAGGCTGACTGCTGGTGGAGTCCTGTAGTAGTCTAACATCGTTTTTGGATCAGTTGACCCTAGTTGTGTTTTTCTAGGTGTACGTTGAGGTGTCCGTCACCGAGCCTGCAGATTACTTCCTGCTTCAAATCAATGAGTGTTGGGCCACTCAGTCTCCTCAGCCCAACTCTACAAACGGACTGGTCCACAGTCTGATTCAGAACGGGTCAGAACTCGTACATTAATCATTCATGTTGCCTACTTTTATTCTGTGAACTAAGTCACCCCGCCCTCCCCAGCTGTGTGAATGACCGGACAGTTTCCTTCCTCGACTTGGGTGATGAAACATCTGGACAAAACGGAAAAAGCTCCACCGTTCGTTACAGCTTCGACATGTTTCGCTTCATAACGGAGCCTCACGAGCTGTATCTGCACTGCACCGTGCAGCTGTGTGAGCTGGACGACCAGAAGTCCTGCGTACCCGTGAGCCATCTCAGATCAGAGAATATGGATTTGTTTTTGTGACTTTTGAAGATCTTCTTCCACATTTCTGTTCGTTTTCTCCCCAGAGCTGCAGTTCGATCAGTAAGAGAGAAGCCGTGCGAGAGTTTCCCAACCAGGGTCTCCTGTCTTATGGACCAATCAGGATTGAAATGCCAGACAGACCTCAATCTAGTGAGATCTTCTTTTCATTTCTCTTTCAGTTTTATCCTGCTGCTTTGGTGACTATCGTCTCTCTTTAAGGCCTGCTGACAAAGGTGGTACTGCCTGTGGCTGGTGTGTGGATTCTGGGCTTCTTCCTCACCATCCTCATCACTGTGGCAAAGGCAGGAAGCAGAAGGATAGCAAAAGTAGAAGAGCACTGACGATCAAGCTGCTGCTTTCAGCAGCatgaataaaaatgtgaaaaaaatatttcacTCCTGAATTCTTCTTTCTAAATGATTAGTTCCTACAAACGTTCTGTTGCACGTTTACGACCGCCCTTTAATTGACCTTTTTATTTAACCAAGAAACCCTTCAGGATGAAACCTTCAGAAGAGCTCAGGGTGTTCTTGAAGCACGTAGCTGTTGTGGCTGCATGCTTCGGAGCCCCCAGGTATGTGGGATGGATTTtacctttaaaggtgcattatgtagaaatgaagtaaaattgCATCCTGTGGTAAATTCGGTTACTgcagccactttaaacaactggAGCTCTTTGTCGGCCGTCAAATTATGAATGTCGGCGCTGCGTGCAGCATTCGCTCGCAGGAGACATGgtgccccacactcactgatggtaaatggTTGTTCCAACCCTcccttttgttttgaaaggagaaactgGCCATCCCTGCGGTCAGCTGGAAACGAAATGCTTCAGCActgccttccttccaaaatgactgaaacatgacTCTGTTGGGATTTTCTCAATGTAAAATtctctatattcttacatactgcacctttaatcatGCAGGATGGCAGTGCAGTTATTGCACCCTCCATAGAGAACGTGATTTAACGTCAATACCAATAGAATACTACAGGAGTCTGCCGACACGTTTAGCTGTGATTCTGAGTAATTATCACCTGCAGTGAACAGTAATCAGACATGTgactaaaatgttcttttttgtgCTCATTTGTTGAGGTGCATTCAAAGTCCtcataaatgacaaaaaaaaaccataataaataaataaataaacgcgaaCAGTTCAGCGTCTAAGTTGAACAGCTGCAGTTCCCCACTATGACCAGCAGATGGCGCTTCTGATGCGGGTCCTGTTTACAAAGGGAGGGGACGCGGGGGGGGTCGGAGAGTCGTTCATAACTTTCGTCATCTCAGGATGGTCCAGGATGATTTTCACGGAAGTTCCCATCGGTCGGCCGCTGTTTTCTTGCGTGTGAAAGGTTTTCGGAGCGGATTTGAACCGAAACTCGAGCCACGAGACGAAGAGATGGGTTTATTTGATCTAGGTCTATTCTAGAAGCTGCGCCGTTTGTCTCTGGTGTGGGAAACCAGCGATGAGCACTTGTTGCACAGGTTTGTGAGTGAGTAGGTACAAGAGGAGACTTGctgtcttcatcatcatcatcatcagtcacCTCCTGGCTCTGAAGGCTGTGGTCGAAGGAAGATGGCATCCCAGCTGCTCTGGAGaaacaccatcatcttcatcacatcTTTGTTTTTAGGTCCTCTGTTGTTCTGCAGCGCTGAGGCGGAAGTCCAGGAGGGAGGAAGGGTCAATGTGGAGGTACAGTGGTGGAAAAAAGATGTTTAATGCAGAAAATTAATAACCGCCATGTTTTCGGCTTCAAATGCAGCGTGTTGGGGTCtgagataaaaacacacacacaaggaggGGAGGAGAataaaagctgtgtgtgtgtgtgtgtgtgtgtgtgtgtgtgtgtgagattaaagtcagaatgatGCAAACGTTCCAGAATAAAAGTTTAATTGATTATTTTTAAATATGTTATTTGAATCTGAGATTTCTGAGTGTTTTAAACTTTATAAAATCATTTTATTTAACTTCAGCTGAAGTATTTTGACTTCTTCCTTTGCAGAACTTCCCTTgacccttcacaataagagcctcaAACAGGGTGTTGTTATTCTTTAAATCATTGTTCTTACTGGCACTCACACTCGAGAGCTCAGTGGAGTTTGCTTCTTTAGACCTTTTTCTTGCTGGAACAAAGAAACGTAACCCATACGCTTCGCTTGTGTTCCTCCTGCTCCTGGCATGCTGGCCGACATTTATAGAGAACATAAAAGATGTTAACAGATCTCCAGTCTGGACCAGTGACAGTGGTTCTGGACTCTGGAGGGTTTGGTGCTGCACAGGTTCTTCTGAGAATTGATTTCAGACTTGAGTCTGATTTAAAGTCTCGTCTAAAAGTACTAAAATAGTCTCTTAAGGAT is drawn from Nothobranchius furzeri strain GRZ-AD chromosome 4, NfurGRZ-RIMD1, whole genome shotgun sequence and contains these coding sequences:
- the zpd gene encoding zona pellucida glycoprotein d — encoded protein: MILIDLKLVLVFFLSLMHHRVDGLCSVEHCSDPTRCVLSEDQKSCRCAAGFYSDRCDKSAHIKVMCGNDYMAIRATEAFFMHHKVPLESLHLPNASCRAQREVINQIPYYMFKISQEKYLTCGGTPLKKNATHFLYSVSVQSDGQVTGNIIRDPVIKMSFTCIYPYVRRVGLPFPVFPVSSETVMHVDEMDATIQMMLFSDPIFSKAYTSAPTIELKDKVYVEVSVTEPADYFLLQINECWATQSPQPNSTNGLVHSLIQNGCVNDRTVSFLDLGDETSGQNGKSSTVRYSFDMFRFITEPHELYLHCTVQLCELDDQKSCVPSCSSISKREAVREFPNQGLLSYGPIRIEMPDRPQSSLLTKVVLPVAGVWILGFFLTILITVAKAGSRRIAKVEEH